ttttttttttttttttttatgcatccTGCAAATATTATCAAACTCGAGCAAGAATCCTAGAACAAGTTATacatgtttaaaaattttttaattagaactAAAGtattgaatttcatttatattatttcaacatAATGGCGATTTATTTAGATCTTTAAACATATACAATTTGTTTTAAGGTTGATTGAGTAATAAAATTCGCAAAATgcatatattcaatttttataaaaacacaGTGACAAACTTGAAAAAcatgtattttgtatttattattattgttataaagagttagaattttattctttttattataaataaatttaatatagcaCATTAATATCtccatttctattaaaaagatattgagTTTTTTATTTAGTCTATACAAAgttattcgattttaaatagcatacgaatatttattttatttcttgaattttGTCGTTGCTAATTTCAGGCTTTATATTGTCAGCAGGCACGTGTACatgttaaatgtaaataaaaagcgTTCTACAAACAGcgatatatacattatacatgtTCAAAGAAAGTTTACAGACACAAGATATGTATCGATAATTCCGATGAATCCctgtaatttataattgaaaagtcGTTGTGTATTTTGACAAAATGCGTTACACAAGGAACGtgcgataataacattttaaagTACAGACAGATTTTATATCCAATTATGATTCTGATAAATAATTGCTCGATACGTGAGTATGTTACAGTTGTTAAGTTTATATTGATCAACagcaattattaaatttcaattataaccTTGGGTAGATAGAGTTGcttaagattattttaacgAGTTGATCTACATCGGATTTTTAGAGCAATTTACTACAGCGATCGATTCATGCATTAGATCGAAATCTAATTTatctattctttatttttattagattgtCTGGAAAGAGTTCGTTTCACTAAAgttgaattaaaataagattctTTGTTCAAGGTTAATTTCGTCGTTGTttgtgaaaaaggaaaggaaaacgaaaaaaaaaaaaaaaaaaataaaaaatagaaaaatgtgaaatatttttccagaTAATCCCAGTATttgattgatattaatttttacttagATTTCATTTCAGTTTTGTAATGACATGAATGTACATTTATGAAGAATCCTTGAGCATCAGTAATTAAGTTCGAcgatttttgtataataaatcaatcgaaGTAGTCATGGATGATCCAAGCCTTTTATGTATCTGACATCGAATTTCTATGATTTATTTAGAGAGATTAGCTCGAGAACATCACTGTAAAAAGCCTCCATATCAGACCAGTAGGTCGTAGAAATTGAACTCTTGTTTGTTACTGACACTATGGGCCACGATCGCATACGTGGAGCTTGATAATTCATAAGAACTATTATCCTACATCGATCATTATCGTATCTTTTCGGTAAGAACGTCGTAAAACTTACAATTAGTATGATTCAGTAGTCATTGTTAAACAGTACATgtaatattcttcttcttcttcttcttattattattattgttattattatcatattatcatcgtcatcattattatggttgctatcattattacgattaatatcaattacagAGTAATCTTTTGCAGAGAGCTCGTGGGATATGATCATACGCATTTTCATTCATCACAGTTTTCATATGCGCTCTCATTATGTGTATGCAGAATGCATTTTGTTGCGAGATACTTTCAGACTATCGtgatataacattttaatcgCAAGAATAGTATGTATCATTAAAAATCCGTCATGAGTCTTTTGTCGGGCAAGAACACCATTTTGCCGCTGTATGTTTCGTACACCCCATCGCAGTTTGGAACTTTTTGTTTTCAGATTCTGATCGGATATGAAAGCGGACAGATCGTCTTTTGGGATTTGAAAACGAAGAGTGCGGATTACAGATGTCACAGCGACGAACCCTTGAAATCAATAACATGGCATCACGAAGGCAAACAATTTATGTCTAGTCACAGCGATGGTTCGCTATTGACTTGGACGGTGCGTCAATTAAAGCCAACAAATGTCACGCATCCACACGGTGAGAGTCAATATCCTCTCTTCGATTCTCTATGGTCATAATTGTGTTATCGGATATGTCAGGCAACACTCCTcctactatataatatattctcgtTTAAATTCTCCCTTACGTTTTtgtccctttctttttatatctctctttatattgTATCACGTCGTCAATGTCATCAAGTCTAgcgaaaagtttttattttctttttctttagcgAAAGCTACCAAAGACGGAGAGCCGGAACCATGTAAATCTATACAAAAAGTGGAATGGAAACTGTCAAGATCCGGGTTCGTAATAAATTCGccaattctttttcaattcgtgatttgtattattatcatacgaATTCTGTGaagatttaattttgaaaCGTATAATTTCCTGCAGGGAAGCATACGTCATATTTTCCGGTGGTTTAGCGTATGACACAACTGGAAGAACTCCTAGTATTACAGTGATACACGGAAAAACCACGACGGTCTTAGAAATGGAGCACAATGTTGTAGATTTTATAACGCTTTGCGAAAGTCCTTGGACAAGTGGTATGTGATTTATACTAcatcgagatttttttttgctttttaactgtttattatattttttttttttcaaggatGCTTTAAATAATTAGTTACAGCGATAACGATGACGTATTCTAtggaaaattaattctatttcaaaggaaaaaaaaatttttcagcTTTGCAAATGAATGTTGCCGATTCTTTCACAGATTTCCAGGATCCTTACGCTGTTGTGGTTTTACTACAGAACGATCTTGTGATCATCGATTTGTTAACTCCTGGATTTCCATGTTTTGAAAATCCATATCCAATGGACATACACGAATCACCTGTGACCTGTTGTGCGTACTTCGCTGATTGCCCGTCAGATTTGGTACCTGCTTTTTACTCGGTTGGATCTAAATCGCAAAAGAAAACTGGATTCAGTGAAAAAGAATGGCCGATCTCAGGCGGAGAATGGAGTTCTAGTTCGAGCAGttacaatgaaattattctaaCAGGGTGAGTATTCATGAATATCCGACGGAAATTATTATTGGTCGGTCTAATATGCTTTTTTGTCGAGTGCGATTATAATTAATGCGATTATAAATAGGCATGCGGATGGTAGTATAAAATTTTGGGACGCTTCTGCCGGTACGTTACAAGTcctttacaaattaaaaacgGCAAAGCTTTTTGAAAAGAGTAGAGTCCGAAGCGTGGATTCGGAGGAAGATCCATTGGCGATACAGCTTATTTATCTCTGTCCTGAAAGTCGAAAGTTGGCGATCGCTGGTTCGGGGAAATAcgttgtattatttaaatttaagaaGGCTGAAAGTATATCGGAAGTAGTCGTGAGTATTTCCTAATGtaatttacgatattttttattattattgtattattaaaataacattagaatatttgtaagattaaaatgatatcatGACGTTTCTGAAAGATCAAACTTGGTGTGTACGATTTAGACATTAGAGATATCATTGGGCCAAAATTTattgagagaaatagaaacttCGCCGGATCACGATGCGCCAGCGACGGGCAATGTTCCTTCAGGCGGGGAGTCCAAGCACACATCGGAATATAATCATCCATTGAAAGTGAAGACCGGTTTACAAAAACGAGTTGCTGGCTTTCAAGCAACTTTAATTTGTCTAACAATCGCACCGAGCGGGGAACAAACTGAAAACATAACAGCCCTCAGTTTAAATTCATCTTATGGATTGTATGTAtctgaaaaattatatcgattccattaatcctttatttttatttaattattattaaattaatttaacatctTCTCGATATTTcctgttaatattttatgactttttttttttttttaaatttgcacAAGACCTTTATCGCGAAAGAATTACATATATCTCGCATAACAATAAAAAggtatcattatatttttaatatttgttatatgatttttctttcttttttttttctttttttttttttttttgcgacaAAATTCAATCGATCTAACATAAACAGGGATATCTACGTAATGCatgaatttttgaatttcaGAATGGCCTATGGAAACGAGACAGGGTTAGTAATAATCGATATCGTGCAGAAAATCTCTTTAATAGTGCTGCACACGGCGGACCTTGGCGGAAGCGGTGATCCTTACCAGCGAGTTCTGCGAAGTCCCAAGAGGCAAGATGATTCGAAGCgagaaaacgaagataaaGCAAGGAGCCCGAGTGCAGATCAGGTAAAATGTACTTCTTTCTTATATGttagaaagatatttatttttcggtTGTATTCTCTCCACCGTTTTACCGCcctatttgaaaaaaaaaagaaaaaaaaaaaaaaaaaaaaaaagaaaaaaaaacttcttgGAAACTTTAATTCCTGGACGTTTTTGCATTTTGCTTTATTTAAATACCATCgctgaaattatttatcattgcaTGATTGTCGAATTTCCGTATAAGCTGAccataaagatttttttttttactaagaAAATAGTTTAACATTTTATGCGGCATAGAATTTTCTCGATGACGAGTATAAATCGCTTTGATTTTTATACGTACGTCGAGAAACGATTTAATTTTCTCGCTAACATTCATGCGTAGgtgttctttttatatattatatgtataatcgtACGCGCGTTTTTCGCTCTTCAAGTGCTCGTTTACCGagcattattatatatatccgttatttttatatagctTGCGTTCCTTTGTAGCCAAAATGAATTTTAGAGGCGTGTGATATGCATGAGCGTAAGAGATTTAAATCTTACCGTCTAAAATATCAAGCAATAAACTCTGTCGCGTACAATAAGATGGACATGTTGAATAGATGtcatttttagaaatttcaaatattgtaGTGAAATTTTAATAGCAATTTTCGCGATAAATTATTGGCCCTCCTATATATTTTGCAAGGAAATGAAAAGCATATAAGAAAAAGCTTTCATAATTAcatagattattaaaaaatgtaaatctttcattatccagtttttttttgtttctatctgattttttaatttgatataaataacaaatttcaaacgaaaatGTAAATAGGAGTATCGTAGGtatttagattattaaaaaaatgtaaagataCGGCGCTGGGAAAACATTAATATACCTTGCAACACAGGGAtggttctaaaaaaaaaaaaaaaaaaaaaaaaaaaaaaaagaagtgtccAAGAAGTTGCGTATCATAATTATTGTAGAAGAACGATGTACGAATAGTACAATTGATGATTTTCCATTGGAAAAAAGTACGCCCATCGAATTCGTGGAGTTAAATTGAAACATTATAgcaaatcataataataattcgcgataaaataaagaaaatattttttataaataaaaactcgATCCAACACGATGATAGTTACTAATGTATATTAGATCCAATCGAAAATTGCACGAGCGATATTGGTCAAACTTGTCATTTTCCATGCGTCGGTATATCGAAGTTAATAAtcatttgtacttttttttatcgttctttcaaTCTCTCACATCATAGCATTGACATGTATTTTGTGgtatgtaaaattaaataacacaATACATACCGTTTATAATagacaattacgataatgatacatttgccttcttttcttttttttttttttttttttttttgtattctttttctttaccttattaatagaataattttaataagaaagatattctGTGATCGCGCTTATGtacattatgtatttaatgttTAGCTAACTACTATGTGTCTACCCACATTGAAACAAGTAAGGCCaacatttttttaactaaACGAATTGCTAGACACTTAAATATTCGCGTCATTAAGTTTTAATATGTGAAAGTTTTTCAGTTCTATCGGACGTAGGTAGTTTAATTGTTAGTGAgttgttaaattataattgtagTTCGGTCTATGGTATATTAAGTGATTGGATCGATGTTGGGTAtgtagaaattaaattatgcaCAGAGGGACCAATATGGAGCAtctaaatttgtaaaaataagtaTTAGATAAACGGTATCGCTAAATGGTGCATTAAGATAACTTATATTCCGtgatataatttgaaattcattCCTGGATTTCAAATATACGTTTGATCGAATCTTTTATTGCATGCACGTTTTACTTGAAGCAAGATGGTGTGAATACGGCCTGTGATCTAGCACAGGAACATATGTATCGGAAATTTAATCGAAGATAACAAGAATTAGGAATACGAAATGAGACGAGGTTCGATATACTCGGGGCAATGCATTGTGTTAAaacttcaatatatatatatatgtgagatAAAAATTGCATGGACAAAATTATCAGTAATTATATATGCACTTTGTAACGATACGTAAAAACATAcattcacatacacacacactcacatatattatacgattataCGGTGTATCTTATCTGTGAGTTCGATGGGAAGTGCAGGTTATTGCGTCGTTGTAggtataaatgaaagaatctTAGTAGGgtcgtttattttatcaattttcttcctGTTTATACGGgcttcgtcgtcgtttcttATATCATATCGACgactttaatattctttacgCTTGGACACTACGAGTCtttcatacgtatatacaatatatatgtcgttgataacaatatataataagattatttatcTCGTATTATTACCATTGTTTTTCCTTTACGAAAGTTTTTCACTGCATGTAATGCATATCTGCACACATAAAGATTAATTGGTTAATGTTAGTATAGATAGATGTTAATTTTTTGCAAAACTCATTAGTTCATTCAAAAtgtatttcgttattattttttgtttgttaaagaattattattaaattaattacttttatgaTACATCTTCAACGcggatatatatagatcagatgaaatgtataaatattcatcTTAAATCTTATTTATGTATTGCTTTTGTTgataaatgaagagaaaaaatagacatCCTCTTTGAAAtgcaattatataatatcagaGATGTTTTAAAGTTACTCTCAAGAtagatactatatataatttcgttaGATAGACTTCTTGGATATTTTCGATCGTACGACGACTCCTATATAATCCTATATTTAAAACTATTTAGaagtaaaattgaaatttctatTCGAAAAACAAAGCTGTATTGCTTTCCGTAATGGGGATACGTATACTTGAAGAATCTTGAATAATTCTTTATCATTAGACCGATTTCTAGtactataaaaaattttacgagcATCTTAAGCAATTATGATAATCAGACATCTCGTCTTGcagaatgtattatttaaatattctttgctCATGGTCTTATCTAAATATCGCAAATTCCTTATCGAAACTGGGAAGTGACAAGTGACCACGTTTctgcaatattttcttttctttttactttttttttttatttttttatttttttatttttttttttttatttaaaaaacgtTAGGTTCGAATTATTGCACTTCTCATAATTTTCTACATTTAATCGTTCAAACATTAAAACATAACGATTACTGAttacgtataattaaaaattttcacttattatattaattctgaTAGAAATCCGTAGGAATTTCACGCGGCTATCAGTGTGTTAAGTGACATGTGTGTGGTGTTTCGAAGACATAGTAAACGATTATGCTCGAAAGTAAcacttaatctttttttttcatcgacggatgtggttaaaaaaaattcatcgaatCGAGTGTTacgtcaaatttttttttcttttttattcattattgaaTAATGTATAAACTGTTATTTCGACAGAACGTGCATTAAACGGgcatcaaaatataaaatgcaatcgaaaatataatactcGTAGGTCTTTTTCTGATGGAGTGTTGAAAGAAACTAAAGAaagggaaatgaaaaattaatcataacCGATAGTCGACAGCGTGGTGTGAAACTATATTCGAGAAAGAACATGTTATCGCGTTGGTCAGCGATAATCGCTAGCAAACATCGAGTATAAGGAAATACCTTAATACgagtataattttcaattttcgcGTTCAAATCGGTGCGGCCTTCTCGTTTAAATCCGACGGCGAGCGTGTTTAATTTAATGGCAGCGATAAAGGAGACGCGCTAAACATAATACGATTGGATTGTGCCTGCTTTTAGTCGTAGAACGAATGTTCTGTTTTTTGTACCTAATGAACCGATTGATTGTGCAAAGCCCAACATGTTGAATCCATCAGACTCAGCCGGAAGCGACGAGGGAGAGCGAGCCGATATTAACGATGCCGCTAGCAGATACTCATCAAcatcaacagcaacaacattCTCAGTGTCAGCGTGCATCGCCACGTGATTCGAGTTGTCCGGTCGGAAGCAATGTTGAAAAATTGACCGAGGAATCGACGAGCGAGGGCTCGGCCAAGCTTGTCTCTGGAAGTACAACTGCATCGAACGGTGAAGACAGCCCGAAGAATCATGGTTGGAAGGGTTTTCGTCTGAAACGACAGCTCAGCAAGGTCGATCTCAAGATAAAGAATACGTTTGCGTCGTCCTTGGTGTCATCTCAGAATGGGGTACTTGTATGTCCTTTTTAAGATGCTCTTACATAACGGGAAATCGTTTTATCGGACGAATCGAACATATTTTCGTCTACTTTTCTCCTTtggatttttctcttttattttttttctctttctctctttctcttgttctatttttttcttctctttctttctctctgtctgctTCTCTCTTATCCAATTTCCGAAGCGTCTTCTTCTCAAGGTCGTCGCTGTCAATTATCTCGACCTTGTTCGCGGTACGTGTCAATTCATTCTCGGGATCTTCTAACTAGCTACCGAAAGGAAGCGGTGCAAAGTGGGCCGCTACTATGTTACACACATACGCGtgtctttctatctatatatacgtactaaTATAGCTACGTGCAAGCTGATGGTCTTTACTACTTTAGGCGAGTTCAGTTGTAACGGGTCGATCGACTGAAAGTTCATACGAGTACCCCATTTCCAGCAGGTAGGCAGTGAGAGTGCCCCTCCGAAGAGTTCTTCCGTTTTTTATTGCAACGTCAACGAGTCCTCGAGAGCTCTTTCACCGGTCGAAAGTCTTGAGACGGAGGAAGATGAGTCGGTCTCCTGTGCGAATCCTTTGGGTCGCGAAAGTCCTCAAGCTTCTTGTCCTCATGATACGAAAAATGCAGATACCGAAAGCGAGAGACAAAGCGGAGTTGAACGTAACGAAGCCGTCGAAAGAACTCACACGGCGAACGTTACGACGATGGCTACGAGCACGATGGCCGCGAGACCTTTAGAATTGTCCTTGCATGAGAACGATCGAAAGCCACGATTGAAGAGGATAGTGATGGGGATtcagagtaagagagagggacGTCTACTTTCCGTGCCTAATCTGAAATACCAGAAAACTGATGGATCAACCGTTTGTGACCTAAGATGCGAGGATAACACGGCACCAGTCGCAGACTCCTTCACTGGAAATCTTATAAGAAGATTCAGTAAGTGTTTTAATCTTACAAATAGAGAAGAGTGTTGTGTTGCTCGTGTGGCCTTTTTAGAGATTAACGGTTAATCGTATTAGAGATTACTGCATTGTGATTGAATGTGTTGGCGAACGCGTGTGTGAATGTGTGAAGCTGCGCGTCGTACTATTAACGAGAAAGcctaatatatttcttaacgaGAAGCACGCGTTTAactaatttctattaattaacgTTCACGTGCGATAACAATATGCGCGAATCGTTACTGCTAACACGGTGGCCCCAGCTATTAGTTTTTCTTCTAACATACTTACCTTTCGTCGGAGACGACACAATTTTATCTAATTGTTTaatcatcgattttattgttagacattataaaattaacgatatcTAATTCTTTCTCggtatattttgattaaataataaaatagaaatgtcTCCGGCTAGaggttaaattattttctttaatcgatTCCGTTTGCCatttgaaatgatattttctctgatattaatgaatgaaagacgaagaatttgaaaaaagtaattgattCTTGAAAAGTTTGATCAAAGGGTAACGGATACGGTCGTTGGCTATTATTTATTCGCGGGTCTCGAATATGAATCAATTAGAATTCTTTTGATAATAGGGGTACGAGAGAatgagcatatatatatatatatatagttatgtgGAACATCATAAGAGTCAAAGTAGATACACCAATGGAACACCATAATTGCACGATGTGCCGCTAGCACGTTCTATAGTTTAAAAGTTTTGCCCTGGTGCATTGAAAGGATACgttctatattataaattaaagtgTGTATCTATTTGGTGCGTCGGTCAACGTTTTAGGCGCAACGGGTAT
This portion of the Vespa velutina chromosome 4, iVesVel2.1, whole genome shotgun sequence genome encodes:
- the LOC124948767 gene encoding syntaxin-binding protein 5 isoform X2 encodes the protein MKKFTIKGVLDGFRSSIPQPAKSDQEIVENLRSEHFQVKKTFRHGFPHQPTAVAFDPVQRLLAIGTKSGSLRILGRPGVDVHVKHEGCSAVMQLQFLINEGALISATTDDTLHLWNFRQKIPQVVQSLKFQRDRITCIHLPLQSKWLYVGTERGNIHVLHIETFVLSGYVINWNKAIEISRKTHPGAVVHLSDIPLDLSKILIGYESGQIVFWDLKTKSADYRCHSDEPLKSITWHHEGKQFMSSHSDGSLLTWTVRQLKPTNVTHPHAKATKDGEPEPCKSIQKVEWKLSRSGEAYVIFSGGLAYDTTGRTPSITVIHGKTTTVLEMEHNVVDFITLCESPWTSDFQDPYAVVVLLQNDLVIIDLLTPGFPCFENPYPMDIHESPVTCCAYFADCPSDLVPAFYSVGSKSQKKTGFSEKEWPISGGEWSSSSSSYNEIILTGHADGSIKFWDASAGTLQVLYKLKTAKLFEKSRVRSVDSEEDPLAIQLIYLCPESRKLAIAGSGKYVVLFKFKKAESISEVVTLEISLGQNLLREIETSPDHDAPATGNVPSGGESKHTSEYNHPLKVKTGLQKRVAGFQATLICLTIAPSGEQTENITALSLNSSYGLMAYGNETGLVIIDIVQKISLIVLHTADLGGSGDPYQRVLRSPKRQDDSKRENEDKARSPSADQTQPEATRESEPILTMPLADTHQHQQQQHSQCQRASPRDSSCPVGSNVEKLTEESTSEGSAKLVSGSTTASNGEDSPKNHGWKGFRLKRQLSKVDLKIKNTFASSLVSSQNGVLVGSESAPPKSSSVFYCNVNESSRALSPVESLETEEDESVSCANPLGRESPQASCPHDTKNADTESERQSGVERNEAVERTHTANVTTMATSTMAARPLELSLHENDRKPRLKRIVMGIQSKREGRLLSVPNLKYQKTDGSTVCDLRCEDNTAPVADSFTGNLIRRFSRIDKFDGSFQRSRSSSMSSLENITTETISCLTFADSYTKKSDTSTLPTLWVGTSLGSIQTIVFNPPVPGERHSYPVVVSTCNGSTFKLKGCILSMSFLDCNGALIPYSFESWRDENVDAGKERNKNQGKCNSRLSPSLNAQVTTGDGFEDRQFVVLTSEKQARVVALPSQDCVYRQQLAETHIVIKAEVTTLKDNVCLVCYVSNGHVSTYSLPSLRPLIDVDFLPLTDLSFQTTKHGIVDPMLSIWGHQLFVNGDTDQIAKTLCFSNRGHGLYLSSPTEIQKFSISSEFCGELTEMMGDLFIGHDMPEPPKESFFRGLFGGGSRSLDREELFGESSGRASRTVAKHIPGPNAGTENMRERVTGITGEIAQAHHMVVERGEKLSHLEERTARMMSEAENFSTSAHGLMLKYKDKKWYQL
- the LOC124948767 gene encoding syntaxin-binding protein 5 isoform X4, with the protein product MKKFTIKGVLDGFRSSIPQPAKSDQEIVENLRSEHFQVKKTFRHGFPHQPTAVAFDPVQRLLAIGTKSGSLRILGRPGVDVHVKHEGCSAVMQLQFLINEGALISATTDDTLHLWNFRQKIPQVVQSLKFQRDRITCIHLPLQSKWLYVGTERGNIHVLHIETFVLSGYVINWNKAIEISRKTHPGAVVHLSDIPLDLSKILIGYESGQIVFWDLKTKSADYRCHSDEPLKSITWHHEGKQFMSSHSDGSLLTWTVRQLKPTNVTHPHAKATKDGEPEPCKSIQKVEWKLSRSGEAYVIFSGGLAYDTTGRTPSITVIHGKTTTVLEMEHNVVDFITLCESPWTSDFQDPYAVVVLLQNDLVIIDLLTPGFPCFENPYPMDIHESPVTCCAYFADCPSDLVPAFYSVGSKSQKKTGFSEKEWPISGGEWSSSSSSYNEIILTGHADGSIKFWDASAGTLQVLYKLKTAKLFEKSRVRSVDSEEDPLAIQLIYLCPESRKLAIAGSGKYVVLFKFKKAESISEVVTLEISLGQNLLREIETSPDHDAPATGNVPSGGESKHTSEYNHPLKVKTGLQKRVAGFQATLICLTIAPSGEQTENITALSLNSSYGLMAYGNETGLVIIDIVQKISLIVLHTADLGGSGDPYQRVLRSPKRQDDSKRENEDKARSPSADQTQPEATRESEPILTMPLADTHQHQQQQHSQCQRASPRDSSCPVGSNVEKLTEESTSEGSAKLVSGSTTASNGEDSPKNHGWKGFRLKRQLSKVDLKIKNTFASSLVSSQNGVGSESAPPKSSSVFYCNVNESSRALSPVESLETEEDESVSCANPLGRESPQASCPHDTKNADTESERQSGVERNEAVERTHTANVTTMATSTMAARPLELSLHENDRKPRLKRIVMGIQSKREGRLLSVPNLKYQKTDGSTVCDLRCEDNTAPVADSFTGNLIRRFSRIDKFDGSFQRSRSSSMSSLENITTETISCLTFADSYTKKSDTSTLPTLWVGTSLGSIQTIVFNPPVPGERHSYPVVVSTCNGSTFKLKGCILSMSFLDCNGALIPYSFESWRDENVDAGKERNKNQGKCNSRLSPSLNAQVTTGDGFEDRQFVVLTSEKQARVVALPSQDCVYRQQLAETHIVIKAEVTTLKDNVCLVCYVSNGHVSTYSLPSLRPLIDVDFLPLTDLSFQTTKHGIVDPMLSIWGHQLFVNGDTDQIAKTLCFSNRGHGLYLSSPTEIQKFSISSEFCGELTEMMGDLFIGHDMPEPPKESFFRGLFGGGSRSLDREELFGESSGRASRTVAKHIPGPNAGTENMRERVTGITGEIAQAHHMVVERGEKLSHLEERTARMMSEAENFSTSAHGLMLKYKDKKWYQL
- the LOC124948767 gene encoding syntaxin-binding protein 5 isoform X1: MKKFTIKGVLDGFRSSIPQPAKSDQEIVENLRSEHFQVKKTFRHGFPHQPTAVAFDPVQRLLAIGTKSGSLRILGRPGVDVHVKHEGCSAVMQLQFLINEGALISATTDDTLHLWNFRQKIPQVVQSLKFQRDRITCIHLPLQSKWLYVGTERGNIHVLHIETFVLSGYVINWNKAIEISRKTHPGAVVHLSDIPLDLSKILIGYESGQIVFWDLKTKSADYRCHSDEPLKSITWHHEGKQFMSSHSDGSLLTWTVRQLKPTNVTHPHAKATKDGEPEPCKSIQKVEWKLSRSGEAYVIFSGGLAYDTTGRTPSITVIHGKTTTVLEMEHNVVDFITLCESPWTSDFQDPYAVVVLLQNDLVIIDLLTPGFPCFENPYPMDIHESPVTCCAYFADCPSDLVPAFYSVGSKSQKKTGFSEKEWPISGGEWSSSSSSYNEIILTGHADGSIKFWDASAGTLQVLYKLKTAKLFEKSRVRSVDSEEDPLAIQLIYLCPESRKLAIAGSGKYVVLFKFKKAESISEVVTLEISLGQNLLREIETSPDHDAPATGNVPSGGESKHTSEYNHPLKVKTGLQKRVAGFQATLICLTIAPSGEQTENITALSLNSSYGLMAYGNETGLVIIDIVQKISLIVLHTADLGGSGDPYQRVLRSPKRQDDSKRENEDKARSPSADQTQPEATRESEPILTMPLADTHQHQQQQHSQCQRASPRDSSCPVGSNVEKLTEESTSEGSAKLVSGSTTASNGEDSPKNHGWKGFRLKRQLSKVDLKIKNTFASSLVSSQNGVLQVGSESAPPKSSSVFYCNVNESSRALSPVESLETEEDESVSCANPLGRESPQASCPHDTKNADTESERQSGVERNEAVERTHTANVTTMATSTMAARPLELSLHENDRKPRLKRIVMGIQSKREGRLLSVPNLKYQKTDGSTVCDLRCEDNTAPVADSFTGNLIRRFSRIDKFDGSFQRSRSSSMSSLENITTETISCLTFADSYTKKSDTSTLPTLWVGTSLGSIQTIVFNPPVPGERHSYPVVVSTCNGSTFKLKGCILSMSFLDCNGALIPYSFESWRDENVDAGKERNKNQGKCNSRLSPSLNAQVTTGDGFEDRQFVVLTSEKQARVVALPSQDCVYRQQLAETHIVIKAEVTTLKDNVCLVCYVSNGHVSTYSLPSLRPLIDVDFLPLTDLSFQTTKHGIVDPMLSIWGHQLFVNGDTDQIAKTLCFSNRGHGLYLSSPTEIQKFSISSEFCGELTEMMGDLFIGHDMPEPPKESFFRGLFGGGSRSLDREELFGESSGRASRTVAKHIPGPNAGTENMRERVTGITGEIAQAHHMVVERGEKLSHLEERTARMMSEAENFSTSAHGLMLKYKDKKWYQL